The Malus domestica chromosome 10, GDT2T_hap1 nucleotide sequence TATGGTGTGTGATGAATTTAATAGTTAGATGTGCGCTGAAAGATCCAAGAGAATTGAACGGATGAATCTGAGCCCCTTAGAAATCACTGTATAatgtacatgtatatatagtagGACTTGTCACCCCTATATCGCTGGACTATTTGCACTAGTGTCTTccataagagagagagagagagagagagagagagagagagagagagagagagagaatcttaCAACAAAGAGAATCAAAgaatgagaaagaagagaatggaGATTATCAGCATGTTCAAGACTTGATGGCTACTTCAAAATCGGCATTCAAGCAACAGCAGGTCGACAATACGAGATATGGGAAGATTGTGAAAGTTAACGGAGGCCACATTGTCCGATCCATGGCAAGAAAAGACCGGCGCAGCAAGGTTTACACTTTGAAAGGTCCGAGAGACAGGAGGTTCCGGCTGTCACCTCATACTGCTATACAGTTATATGATGTCCAAGACCGCCTTGGCTACGACCGCCTGAGTAAAGCAATTGATTGGCTCATTGAGAAGTCCAAAGAAGCAATTGAAGCACTCTCTGGGTCTGAACAACCTTGCCAAGATTACTATGATTGCACTAATAGTAATGTTTTCGGTCAGCAGACTGAGCAAGAAATTGGAGAACAAAGTATGCATCAGCTTTGGAATCACCCGGAAAGCAATAGGGTGCTGGAAACAATGAGCAATGTGGGTCCCATGAACAATGTCAACAATTTTAAAGAACCGGTTTTCGACCAGTTAAGTTCATTGAACTATGCTGAAGAAGCCCTCGATCCCACATCGAGTTTATCGGATTCCAAAGTCACGGAGATGGGATGGTTTCAAAGTTTGGTGGCTTGGAATTATAATGCAGGTGATGGAGGAGAAATTTGTCCTTACAATTCATCGCATGTATCTCTGCATTAGCCATATATCTTGTCACAAGTTTTATTTGCTTCAAGTCTTTTGAATTGTGTTTTTAGCTAGTTTTACAAAAACTGTTTCCATTGAAATTCTAGTCTATCTAAATCGGATTGAGTTACATTTTTCAGTTATTTTTTTGtctgtcttcttctttttctttccattaatttttttagaaaatttcaTTTCAATCCCTAAATAAGATTACTTTTTCAATAATACTgtttgtaaaattaaaaattaaaaatagtcATCCATGTTAGATTATAATATTCCATATCacatttaatgatttttttttataaatttattgaatttttagTTTCCCTATTTACCCTTATTACTCTCTTAAAACCAATtaaagaaacaaatatataattaacttTCCAAGAATGCTTAAGTAACTAGATCCATAATTAACACGTTCGTAATAACAATAACATTACCATAAACCTCCATGTGTTATTCCAATTAAAGAACCCAGAAAACTCAGAAACCATGATCAAACGAAAAAAGCCAGAAAACTCAGAAACCAAAAATCTCGTTGTATtcggaagaaagaaggaaaaatgggCTTTTGGATGCCAAATTGATgatgaatccaaagaaaaatgaaaaaaacaatACAAATAGAGAAATAGAATGTGAAACCACAACCTAATTGAATGTACCGAATTGATCGGACCTACACTATATACTACCTAACCAATCTTACCAAATGGATATGACCTAATTGACAGTACCTAAGATACcatttggtatgcagacgggacgggacggaggTTTCGTATATGTTTGGTACGCACAGGACAGAACATGATGGTTGTTCTGTTCTGCGTTTGGTACGCGTTGGACGAAACAGAAAAAATTGAATGATTGCGGAGCCACAGTCGGAGGTGCAGAGATTGCGGGGCTTACAGAAGTTGAGCTGCTGCTGTAGCATACATAAAATGTATCCCTCAAGCTCATCCTCCTCGCCCCAAAAGCCCATAGGCCTAAGACCAAGCACGACCGGTTTGACCCGCTACGGCTCCTCCATAGGCTCCCTCCCAAACTCAGCCGTCGATTCCGTTATCGGAACCGCCGCTGACTTCGACTTCTTATCCCTCCGATCGCAGCCCCTGATCGGCCACTACTTCTTTGGAGACGGTCACGACGACTCTTTCTCCCTCACTAGCTCTAAGTCAACTTTCAAAGTCAACTCATCCAACGGCGGCTATAGGGAAGCCAGCACCACCAAGCCATTGCTCTGATCGTACGGCCAGAATGAGATTGGAtcttttaattcttcttctcgGCGACTCTGGTTCGCCAGCGAAACTCTCCAGCTGGCTTCCCCAACCATCTCACAGATTCTCAGATTTCTTGCTTTTGGATGGCTTCCCCATTTTCTGAATATTGAGAGATGTCGTGGAAAACTATGGCTATGATGGaagggaggaggaagaagaagaagacggagAGGTTGATATATGAGGAAAGAGACAATGGAAgaggggcatttttgtcttgaaatgttataattttgtgttccacgaatGTGGAACGAATCATTCTAGGGGGTGAGGCAGAACAAAAATTCACTTAAAACTCGTCTCGTGGAACAACGcattccacccgttttaggcgcatcaaacgtgggacggaacgcctcgtctcactctgttccgtcccgtcccacgtaccaaacggtacctaaatGTACAATTTTGTATGTAGAACAATATAGTGTACCTATATTCTAGATGAAttcgtttttgtttttatggttttggattcaataaattaaaaatgaatccTAAGATAAGTGAAaataacaattttgtatgtaGAGAAAATAGAATGTGAAATCACAACCTAATTGATCGTACCGTATCTATCATACTTAAACTATATAACTTACCTAATTGACCGTACCGAAACTATCGAACATAAATTAGTGCATTCTCCACACAGTATAAAATTTgtataaatatttataaaaaaaacaaaaagtaggtAGTTATAGTTATAGACAATAAAGGTGACATTTTTTGGACAATGAAGATGGAGATTACTTTTATGGGTGATAATGATGTAACCGTTacattttttgaaatttgatggtGGAGGTTACATTGTAGACAATAGCGATGGCATTTTTGTAAATAGTAGTAAAACATGTGGTTTTATTATAAGTGACATATCATGGTGCATTAAAATGAAGAATCTTTTGTAGATATTGAAAACCTTCTGGATTATATTCTAAAAATCATCTTTAACAAGCCCTTATCTCTAAAATCTCCTAAATTTTTTGTCTAATCTAAATTACAAAGAAAGGAATTCGAAGCTGGAGTAGAAGGTGGAGAACACTTCTAATTAACTTGACCAAAGTTCAAACCCAAGTTCCCTTCCTATTACCTTGTTTCTTTAAGATTTGGAACCTACAACTTTGGGGGCATGGAAGAGCCAACGAGGCAACAAGTCAATTGTAGGAAAGATTACAAGAAAATTGTGATaagaaattataatgaaataataTTCTTCTAATAAGAATGTAGACAATTAGGCCGAGGTGTGAGTATCTCGTACTTTTTAAGGAGGTTCAAGATTACTGTGATTTGAAAAAGTCCACGAATCGGCAATGCAACAGTATATCCCTAGACTTGTCCCATTTAAGATATAATAGCCCAACTAAATCGTTGTGTGACTCAAACCTATTGCACGAAAGGAAGAGTCCAAAGCTACACCACACGAACACCCTTCTTTGTCCACACGAACACCCTTCTTTGCCCCGTAAGTAATAACCAAAAAGATGGAAATAGAGATAGTATTGTTGTAGAAAAAAAGGTAGTGGGACAATGAATAAAAAAGATGACAGAGAAAATGCTACTAATTATAGATTTATTATCATCCTTAGTGAATAGGGTAATAAACACATATTAACAAGAAAAGAGTTACAAGAGTTAATTTTCCACTTACAACAAATAATGACggttataattaattaacttgtttaatattaaaaatgtaccAACACCAACAACCTATGGCCTTGCCAATAAAAAAGATAGATGGAAAGCCAATTATTAAAGGCATTAGTGAGCATTAGAGCAATCTAATATTTAATTATGAAAACTTTATAAAACAACTGTATTTTCCATTTTGTAGGTGCAGAGTCATGTCAACTAATGTGTGCATTAttaattataaggaaaactaatgaaaatggtttgaaaactttgagttttaacgataaggataaaataaagggtaaaatgaataataccaggattgactttttagtgtaaaaatatgattttttttcgttaaaataaatagtactaggagcttttcattaaagttcccttaattatATCCTCTTATGTAGGCCAAGGATGTGGAATTTAATGATACATATACTAGCCTTCTGAGCTTACTTAAAAAGGTTAGACTTCATGAGATTCTCGCATGTTTATCAGTATCTCTTATGTTACGTTAATACTAATAAGGGATATATTATAGCACTCTAAATTTCCCCCCAGTTTTGTTTTAAAGATAGTTCTTATCGCGTTAATTGCTTGTTTGGATTCACGCAGAAATTTATGAATCGTGCACCAACGATAACTACTGTCATTAAGAATGACACTTGGATTGGGAGTCAATCACAAGCACGCCCTTACCAACTGAACCAACCCTCGTTGGCAAAATAACTCTTCTTCTAATTTTTACACTTCACTCAAAATCTGATGGACTGAATCGAGTAAAAAAAGGACCTtgaatttcaaaaaatgaaTCATTTAAGAACAAAAAGTAATTCAAAGAGCAAAGATTTGCAGCAACACAAGTCATTTAAGCATGCTGGTGAAAAATCTGAAAGACAACAACCAAAGCACTTTCTAATTACAGTGTGCGAAAGCACAGAATAATCCACCCCCAACAAATATTTTGTCTATTTACAATATAAAtagattattatttttctttcaaatatacATTAATATGAAGAAcagagggaaaaaaagaagaaagaatcataGAAGGATGTTCTGATCAGCCCTAAATCCAGGTCCTGCTCGAAAATCCGTTACTACACGCGCAAGCACATTACTTCCACACCACTCCATGTACAAGAATCAGAAATGACcgcgttttttttttaaatggctCTTCCCTCACTTTTCTGCAGTTTGAATCCATAAGATACTGAAGACATTCTTATTTAGTTTCTACCATTGGATCAGAACCACCAACAAAGTCGATGTTCATTTCTGAGTGTTTTGTTCTTCAGTTTTAATGCCCTCTGCACTTGCCACTGATTTTTCTTCGACAGCTGAGTAAGACAATCTCTGAGCCTTTGTAGTTGCCTTACCATTTGACGAAGGAAGTTTAACTATAACCGAAGCTTTTGGCGTTGGTGAATTTATATTCTTACCAACTGGGCTTGCTTGCTTACTCTGCACTTTCCTTGGGCTAGGTGACTGCACACGGCTTTCCCAGGGGCGAGCAGCAATCCAGCGGTCCTTCCAGCTCCAACCCCAATTAGCTTTACCGAGCTCATAATTACCCAAGATTTGGCTCTGACTGCAGTTGGCCCTCCACTACAAATCATGGAATATGTTTTCCATGTCAATTGGTACAAGGGTCAAATCAAcaaataaagtacaaatatGAGAAAATAGTCTACCTGATGAGAAAATGCATATGCCATAGCCCGCTCACGCTTAACTGCTGCTTCTTCTCTTTGATATATCCTTGCAAGAACTTCATCCATTGTTTCAGAGCCACCACACCAATCCGCCTGTCACCGATTAAGACAACTAATCAATGTTACTATGAAATCAAGCATGTGTAGTCATGAGGGCCTGAGGCTGATGAGATGATAGTTCCGTAGCACGATTACACCAAGATTATGAAGAAACTTACAGAAtcctactataaataaatttcAAGTCCGGCAAGCTAACAGATATGGAAGCTGCTGGTCTCACCTCTATGTCATGAAGCTTTGCCTCAAGTTTTTGCTGACTCTCTATTTTCTTCTGCTTGATCCGTCCTTCTGTTACCATACAGAGTCGGCGAGCTTTAACCTCATCTTGTATTTTACTCCATGAATGAAGATAGCTCAATGTAGTTGTAGCTTGCTTAGTAATAGGAAAAGCTTGGATCATTAGTTGCAATTTTACAATCCCTTTCAAACGGCGTAAAGCTTTTCTAGCCTGCAATGGGTGAAAGAAAATCTTAGGAACCAAAAAAACCAGCATAACAAAAAGTGCTCTTTCATGCATGAATGCCTAAATTGCTCTCCATCTAGCATGAATGGGAAAAAAATTCAATGTAATAACATCATTCAACTTTGTTACCAATTCCTCATTGCTCATCAAGATTCGAACTAAACACCATTCACTAAATAAGAAGAATGCAAAACCaaagacataaaaaaaaattccacacAATCACTGGGTAAAGAACGCAAACAGCAtaaaaatttcatatatttatagaCTTTAGTGCACATATACATACAGCATATGCACGGAAAGCAGTCTGAATCCGAATTGCAGCTATATCCTCAATTGGCAATCCAAGATTTTGACCATTCGCAAAACTCGACTTTTTCAATTTTATGGAACTTGATTTTCCATGAGCTGATGATCCCTGCCAGAAAAGTAATGAGGGGTGAGAAATTACAATTTCATACCATCATCAGTCTTGCGACATCACGTATAAATTCCTAGCCTTTGCTACTAGTAGCAAGCTACCACTAAAGCATAAACCACACATTCACTCATATGACTCgatttagcttttttttttttgttcatgaAGTAAAACGGTAGTATAACTCAGGTATACTATGCCAGCAGCAGTGTTGGAGAGTTGGAATCCTAAACCTTCATACACTACATTTAAGATTTCCAAATTCCTAACCCGATTTCCTTCTTTATTTTGAAACAAAAGAGATATTTTAACGTCActtgatttcaaattttcagttGTTGGTCAATACTAATTACTGATTGATATGTAAGATCAAACGCTCCAGAACAATATTTCAATTTcggattaaaaataaatataatgataAGTAGGATAAACTTTACAGTTGCAAATCGCATATCGTTACCAAGAGCTAAACAATGTAGAGCAATTTCAGGCTCTATACCTTCAACTGTTTTGAATTGCCGTCCTTTGCTTTCTTTAAGCCGATTAACACCCTAAACCAACGCCCGGAACCCATACCTGATAGCGAAACTCTGTATCCAATTTAACATAACCCTACCAGTTAAATACATTCACCATCAACATTAAGCAACAACAAGGAATTAACTTTAAGCATgcaaaaattgtaattttctttGTCCTCTGAAATCAATCCAATTGTGTTAATGTTTAAGCATACATTATCCAATAACAAACAGAGAAAACCACAATATGCTAACTGCTGACCAAACTACATAATCCTCACAGTACTGCCTATTCACTCTCATTTATTCCTTCTGCACTCTCTTTCGTCCCTTGATTCTCCTTCGATGCTTATTCAATCCGAAGGCTAGAACAAGAACGGAGGAGTGCATGACTAGAAAATGAAAGCGCGAAAATCACTTCTCCAAACGAAAACCAATTGAAGTCAAATGCAAGACACAACAATGTTTCCAGGAAATTATCATAGTGTAAACTGACTTCCATACCAATCTGGTATCTATAAACCCCTTACGCATTTAACAACCAGATCCCACCCATATCTCCCAAATGCACAAAAGGGCTGTCCTCAAATCATATTGTCAACTCAAAAAGTAAGGCAAACAATGCGAAACCAAAGAAAACAGCATCTGGGTAAGACTCACATACCAGAGAAGCAGCTTGAAATCTCCAAGAAAacagttttctttttttgtttctgggaaatGGGTGCTCAAGATTTTGGAGGAAAAAGGCGGTTGTTGTAAAAAGAAGAAGTAAGGAAGAAGCAAAACCCCTGAGAAAGGTGGGAGAGACGAGAGAGACGAGAGAATGATTAAAAGGTGGGTGTGGTGGAATGTAGATTGCCATGGCCCATCACCTctctcacaattttttttaaaattaaattaaaaatcttgcaaaatacaaaattacaaatctttcatataatataaaaatgaatcttt carries:
- the LOC103446346 gene encoding protein IQ-DOMAIN 9-like isoform X2 → MGSGRWFRVLIGLKKAKDGNSKQLKGSSAHGKSSSIKLKKSSFANGQNLGLPIEDIAAIRIQTAFRAYAARKALRRLKGIVKLQLMIQAFPITKQATTTLSYLHSWSKIQDEVKARRLCMVTEGRIKQKKIESQQKLEAKLHDIEADWCGGSETMDEVLARIYQREEAAVKRERAMAYAFSHQWRANCSQSQILGNYELGKANWGWSWKDRWIAARPWESRVQSPSPRKVQSKQASPVGKNINSPTPKASVIVKLPSSNGKATTKAQRLSYSAVEEKSVASAEGIKTEEQNTQK
- the LOC103446523 gene encoding transcription factor TCP1-like, whose product is MATSKSAFKQQQVDNTRYGKIVKVNGGHIVRSMARKDRRSKVYTLKGPRDRRFRLSPHTAIQLYDVQDRLGYDRLSKAIDWLIEKSKEAIEALSGSEQPCQDYYDCTNSNVFGQQTEQEIGEQSMHQLWNHPESNRVLETMSNVGPMNNVNNFKEPVFDQLSSLNYAEEALDPTSSLSDSKVTEMGWFQSLVAWNYNAGDGGEICPYNSSHVSLH
- the LOC103446346 gene encoding protein IQ-DOMAIN 9-like isoform X1; its protein translation is MAIYIPPHPPFNHSLVSLVSPTFLRGFASSLLLLFTTTAFFLQNLEHPFPRNKKRKLFSWRFQAASLGSSAHGKSSSIKLKKSSFANGQNLGLPIEDIAAIRIQTAFRAYAARKALRRLKGIVKLQLMIQAFPITKQATTTLSYLHSWSKIQDEVKARRLCMVTEGRIKQKKIESQQKLEAKLHDIEADWCGGSETMDEVLARIYQREEAAVKRERAMAYAFSHQWRANCSQSQILGNYELGKANWGWSWKDRWIAARPWESRVQSPSPRKVQSKQASPVGKNINSPTPKASVIVKLPSSNGKATTKAQRLSYSAVEEKSVASAEGIKTEEQNTQK